The genomic stretch AAACCTACCAAGGGGTAACCGTTGACGATGAGACCCCCGTGGCCAAAGCGCTGAGCAACGGCAGAAGCAGCGGCATGGTGCTGGGTATGGAATACGACAGCCGCGATTTCGAGCCCAATCCGGCAATGGGCAGCTATTGGAATCTTGAATGGAGTGACTTTCGCCAGCAGTACGGCAGTGATACCAACTACCAACAATGGTTGATGAATGTACGCCATTACCTGCAAGTTTCCTCACAAACCATTGTGGCGATGGAACTCTATAGCCAAGCGTTTACCGGTGACGTGCCTTGGTACGATCAAGCCATGCTGGGCGACGACCAACGGATGCGCGGCTATTATCAAGGCCAATATCGCGATCGCAATCAGCTCTCCACCCAAGTGGAGGTGCGCCATAGCTTTAATCAACGTCATGGGATGGTGGCTTGGGTCGGCGCAGGCACCATTGCCCCTCACTACAACGAGTTGCTCGAACAATCTTGGCTCCCCACCGTCGGCATCGGTTATCGTTTTGCCTTCAAAGCGCGTATCAATGTCCGCGTCGATATGGGATTTGGCAAAGAGAGCAGCGGTTTCTATTTTCATGTCAATGAGGCGTTTTAGAAAATCATGATGAAAATGAACAAAACAACTCTTCTTCTGTTGCTCGCCAGCTTCTCTTCCTCGGTGCTTGCCGAGGTCGATGCCCCCGTGGGTGTGCGCCCATGTTGCGCCTTTGGTTACGACCTAAAAGCCCAGTTGGGAGGCATTCCCGTCCCGTTCTTTTCAGTGGGTAACGTGGTGGACGCCGACAAAATTGGCCAGCACCGCTACAACGATGGCTCACAATCCGTGTCGGGCAATTTGCTCGGACTGGGCGATGAAAGCAACGGCCTCATTTTTACCCAACACGCTGGCTTTATTGATACCGCCCACGTTCGAGACACCGCGGATTACACCTTCTATCTCTATCAAGAAAACCTCACCCATCTTGGTCAGGAATATCAGGTTGAACTCAAACAAGAGCTGCGTGTGCGGCAGATCCATTGGCAGCCTCAGTTTCAGGCGGAGTCTCTGAGTCAAGCCGAAAAAGTACAACGTAGCGCTGACGCCGCCGCGTTCATCGCCTTTCAATTAGCGCAATGGCATGAAATTGCCCAATGGTTTGGTTTGATGTCCGTCGGCGGCTTCGACGAGTTAGCGTCGGCCTTCTCTCCAGAAGATCTCTACTCCAACATGCTTGGCGCACAACTGGCGAAACAGGTGATTCTTGCCACTCCTACCTTGGATAAGAAAACCTTCTCCAAAAACGTCGATCACGTCCTACAACAACGCCTAAGCGAACTCAAAGCGCAATCGAAAAAGATCACTCAACAGAAGATTGAAGCGCTCGATGGGTTATGGTGGGACAGCGCACGCCGTTTGCCTGACAAGTGGCTGCTGCTCAAGCGTGACTACCAGCTCGCTTATACCCTTCAGCCTAATTACCCGGGAAGCGAGCATACTCTGTCACTCAATGCGCACTTTTCTGATGGTAGTCCGATTTCCGATTGGGTCAGTCTGAAACTGATTGCCAGCAACGAGGAGAAGCACTTTTCAGCCTTGCCTGACACCCTGAAAAAAGCGCAAGTCTGGACGCATCAGAACTTTGCGAATTTGGCCGATTTTGCTTATCAACAAGATGCTCGTCATCACCCTAAGTCATTCTCTCCTCAGGTAGGTGAAGAGTAATCAAGTGCATAACTTGCGCTTGTTTATGCAAAATCAAGAGGCATATGCATAGCGATTATCATCTGGTAAGAATTGATGGGTTTGTTTATCTATCGATAAAAAAGATAAACAACCTAATTCAACAGATAAATATTCTAGCTTACTTTGTTATCACCTTGTGAATATACTAAAATTTCAGGTGATATAGATCACATCTATTAATCCAATTCATCAATTTACTTTTTTATTTTTAGTGGACACTGCTACCCTGCTGCTCCCCTTGAACTGAACTCAAGGTGCATAACTATAAGGAGTGTTCATATGAATACCAAGAAACCGATGTCGCTAACCGGCCGTGTAATTCTTGGCATGGTTGCGGGTATCTTGACAGGATTCGCGATTCGCGCGCTATTTGCTGACAATGGATTTGTTGACGCATACATCGTAAATGGACTTTTTGAAGTCGGCGGTAAAATCTTTATTGCCAGCTTAAAAATGCTTGTTGTACCACTGATTTTTGTTTCGCTTGTTTGTGGTACCAGCTCACTTAAAGATATCTCGACCCTAGGTCGTATGGGTGGTAAAACCCTGGCGTTTTACATCACCACCACCGCCGTTGCTATCACGCTCGCTCTGACCATGGGTACGGTATTCCAACCTGGATCAGGTGCAGATCTCACCGCAGCAAGCTCGTTCAAATCGGCAGAGGCACCGTCATTGGGTCAAGTGATCATCGATATGTTCCCGACCAACCCAATCAGTGCGATGGCCGAAGGCAAAACGCTTCAAGTGATCGTCTTCGCCCTGTTGTTTGGTATTGCCATCAGTGCAGCTGGTAAACCGGGTGAGCGCATTGCGGCGATCTTCTCTGACCTTAACGAAGTGATCATGAAGCTGGTTGCGCTACTGATGAACCTGGCCCCTTACGGCGTGTTCTTCTTGATGGCGAAACTGTTTACTGGCCTAGGTTTGGGCGCAATCATTAATCTAGGTGAATACTTCCTAGTGTTGACGGCGACACTGCTCATCCATGGTTTGGTCACTTACAGCTTGATGCTAAAAGGCTTCACTGGTCTAAGTCCATTGACTTTCTTGAAGAAAATGGAAGATGCCATCATGTTTGCCTTTTCAACAGCCTCGTCTAACGCGACCATTCCAGCCACCATGGAAACGGTAAAAAACCGCCTAGGCGTAGACAACAAAATCGCCTCGTTTACGGTTCCGTTGGGCGCAACCGTCAACATGGATGGAACAGCCATCATGCAAGGCGTGGCGACCGCATTTATCGCTCAAGCATTCAACATCGACCTTAGTATGGGTGACTATGTGATGGTGATTCTCACCGCAACATTAGCATCTATCGGTACCGCTGGTGTTCCGGGTGTTGGTCTGGTCATGCTGGCGATGGTACTCAACCAAGTGGGTCTACCACTGGAAGGTATCGCGCTGATCATGGGTGTCGACCGTCTACTGGATATGATCCGCACAGCTGTCAACATCACTGGTGATGCGTGTGTTTCGGTGATTGTTGCGAAATCAGAAGGTGCTTTAGATCTTGACCGCTTTGCCGATCCAAAAGCAGGCGAGAAAGAAGAAGAAGTACACCTAAAACGTGCAGACGCTTAATCAGCAATTGCATCGTTAATAGGCACGAACAAACAGCGAAAAATAAACCCCGTAGAGAGAACTCTCTGCGGGGTTTTTACTTGGGGTCACGCTGACCGTGATGCCATCCACAGGCTATGAAAGCACCATGCGTTGTTGAAGGTATTCTATAAAGGTTTTAATCTGCTGCGGCACGTACTTTGACTGCGCATATTGCGCCAAAATCTGCCCTTGATAATTGCCGCCAAGGTGCCAGTCACTGAGTAACTCGGTCAATGCTCCCGACTCAATATAAGGACGAATCGCAAACTCAGGAAACACCGAAATGCCAAATCCTCTCAGCACCGCTTCACGGCGAATTTCACTGTGATTGACCGCAAATGAGCCCTTCACATTCACCGAAATTTTTCGGCTGCCGATGGTAAAATCCCACACCCTATCCCGCGGATTTTCTCCCAAACACAAACAGTTGTGGCCCACTAAATCATCTGGATGGTTCGGCGTGCCTTGCTGCTGCAAATACTCTGGGCTTGCACACAACACCAAACGGCAGCGACCTAAGCTACGAGCCACTAACCCTTCGGTTGGTTTGTCAGTGATTTGGATGATCACGTCCACCTCATCGCCTATCGGGTCGATATAGTGATCCGCGACTTTCAGTTGCAGCGCCACTTTGGGGTGATCAGCAATGAAATCGAGCACGAACGGCATCAACACCTGACGAGATAACGCTTTCGGCGCGGCAATGCGCAGTGAGCCCGATGCTTCACTTTTGTCCGTTTGCGCGGCGGAAACCGCCATCTTCGCCGCATTCATCATATCACTGCACAGGCTATAGACCTCTTGCCCCGTCGCACTCAACCGCATTTGTCGCGTTGTGCGCTCAAGCAGTTTCTTTTCCAGCACATTTTCCAAACGAGTTATCGAGCGACTGACCGAAGACGGCGACACACCAAGCTTTTGCGCGGTTTTCGAAAAACTGCCAGATTCGACCACATTAACGAAAATTGCCATCTCAGAAAGCAGTGGAATTAGCCTATTTGTGTCCATGGCGCAATTATCCTTTGCATTTTCACTGTATTGTTCCGTTGAAGTTACTTATAGATACTAAATAAGTCAATTGACATTAGTCAGACAACATCAAGGACAGAGAGATGAAGAAAATCAGAAGTATTGAGGATGTACAAAACGTCGCGAGCCAAGCCAAACATGTGTTGACGCTCTTTAGCGGCGGCTTAGATAGCTCTTACTTGCTCGAAATTCTCAAGAACAGCCGCGCAAAAGTCACCGCGGTGGCCATTGATCTTGGCGATGACATCGAAGAATCCAAACTCAAGCTCATCACCGATCATTACGGCTTCGATTTAAAAATCCTCGATGCAAAACAGGAGTTTGTTGAACACAGCCTCTTTTGCGCCATACAAGCACAAGCGCTTTACCTAGGTGACTATCCGGTCAGTTCCTCACTCTCTCGACCAATCATTGTTAAAAAAGCGGTCGAGCTGGCGCAGAATCTCGGTTGTGACGCCATCATCCACACCGCAAATCAGTCGCAAAATAGCTTACGCCGTCTCAATGGCGCGATTGAACGTTCAGGCTACCAAGGTTTCTACGGCTCGCCTTATGAGTATTCCGCCATCAGCCGCGAAGAAAAAGCTCAGACGCTGTTTCACTCCGGTTTGGTTGGCTTTAAATCTCGTAATGTCAGTGGCGATTCCAATTTATGGTGTCGCGAGTTTGAATCCGGCATCTTGGACGATCCGGAAAACTTCACCCTCGCCGATTCGCTTTTTACCTGGTCGCGTTGGCAACCAGAGCACCATCTTGAAGGCAACAGCATCAAGATCGGTTTCAAACAAGGTTATCCGGTTACCTTAAATGACAAACCGATAACTCTACTCGAGTTAATAGCGTTTATTAACAACCACGTTGGCGCGTATGAGATAGGTCGTTATGTAGGGTTCGACCATCTCGATCAAGACGAAAAAGTGTTAGAGGTGCGCGAAGCACCCGCCGCAATGCTCTTGATGAAGGCTTATAAGTTGCTCGAAACGGCCACTTTACCTACCGATGTTCTCAAAGCCAAAGCATGGCACAACGAAACGTGGACTCAAGAAGCGGTCGAAGGTCGCTTCGGTAGCCTGTTGCAAAATGCCAGCTATGCGTTCATCGCTCACACTGCCGAGCATGTCTCTGGCAGTGTCCTCTTTCAACTTTCCCGAGGTAATGCAATCGCCACCAGTATTGTTGCAGATAATGCACGATACCTGCGTGATCGCGACAATTGGGAGATAAACGTGGCGCATACCCGCAGTATGCGCTCGGTTCAACTTGAACCGACATCTGATAAACAGCATCAAGTCGCGTAACGGAGGCGCAGATGACAATGACAGAAAGCACGACTCATAAAACCAAGCAGAGCGTTCTTCCCATTTCGCAACAGCTGAAAAAGTACAAATACGTCTTTATCAATGGACGACAAATGACGTTACTACTCAGCACTCATGTTGGCGAAGTGATTCGATTCAAAAACTGCTGGAACCAACTAGAACGCGATCGCTATATGGCTGACGGTGGAACATACCGTTATCGTCGCTATGGTCAGTTCACTAAACTTGCGCGGAGCAAAGAAATTGTGATGATGCCGCACGAACCCTATGTTCAACCTGCGTACATCAACACACTCAATGGCGATATTGAACGTCACTTTGAACCGTTAACCGACCGCTTTGTGACCTCCCCTGTACTAGAAAAACTGCTCAAGATGATGAGCGAAATCTATGACGACGTCGAAGGCGAACCGCAAAACTGGAATATCCGTTTGCACCCCTATCGTATCACCGCAACGGAAGCGGAAGCAGGCGAACCAACGCCTGAAGGGTTGCATCGTGATGGCGTGACTTATATCGCCTCGATGATGATCAACAAGATCAATGTATCCGGTGGCGAAACCCGCATCACCGATGACAATCAAAATGAGCTCGAGCGCATCACGCTCGACAAGACTTTCGACATCGTCATGGCGGATGATGCCGCTACGATGCACGAAGTCTCCACTATTACCCCCGCGAGCAGTGAAACATCAGCATCTAGGGATGTACTCGTTATCGCTTTTACAAAAATGGAGAAATAACATGACAATAGCGACGAGTTCGTTAAAAAAAGGAAGTTTTAAGTTTCCCCTCACTGAAACACTGCTGCTGTTAGTGGCCGTGTTTTGGGGAACCAGTTACGGGCTCACCAAAAGCGCTCTTGTGTATACCAGCGTTTTGCTCTTTATCTCGATTCGTTTCTCGATCACTTTCCTGTGTATGCTACCTGTCGTGATTCGAGACTTTCGCCAAGGACTCAATAAAGACTGGAAGATTGCCATACCGACCGGCTTTATCCTCTCGGCGATTTTTTTCTGCGAAGTGTTTGGGGTTTCACAAACCTCTGCATCCAATGCCGCATTTTTGATCAGCCTCACCGTTATCCTAACGGCGTTTGCGGAACTGGTGATCAACAAAAAGCGCATTAGTAATACCTTGCTGGCTCTCACTGTGTGCAGTGTCATCGGTGTACTCTTGCTCACCAGCGAGCAAGGCATCGAGCTTTCACTCAACACTGGCGACTACTTTATTTTAACTGCGGCACTGCTGCGTGCCTTAATGGTCACCATGACCAAACGTTTCACCGAAGGCAAAGAGATCACCACCACCACCCTGACCTCTCTACAATCTTTTGTTGTGGCCAGTTGTGCAATCGTCGGCGTGTTGGTGTATGTGCCAGCTGCAGAGATCGTATTGCCCGTCTCGTTGGAGTTCTGGTTAACCGTCGCCTACTTAGTATTGTTTTGTACCCTGTTTGCTTTCTATGTACAAAACTACGCCGTGCGAAAAACCTCACCGACTCGCGTTTCACTCCTGATGGGCAGTGAGCCATTGTTTGGTGCTATTTTCGCCATGGTATGGCTACAAGAATCCCTCACCGCGCTGCAACTGCTCGGTGGCGCACTCATCCTGTTTAGTGTGATTGTTACCTCGACTCGGGATAACTGATCGGATTCCCCTTCTTTGAATCCATCACTTTAAGACAAACCAAGCGAGCCTCGGCTCGCTTTGGTTTATTTGGCTCACTATGAGCCTAGACATTATCAACTTGCGCATAACCAGGGACCTAGGTGAAAGCAACAAGCATCGGTTACTGAAAATGAAGTTCTCTTTGTAACCATTCCTTGAAAGCGTTAATCCTTAACACACGTGATGACGAAGGATCACTGATCACGGAGATGCGAACGCCAGGTTTGAGCCCGATGTTAAATGGCTTGACCAACAAGCCGCGCTCAACGAAATCGGCGGTAATGCTCTCTGTCGCCAAGCAGGCACCATGACCCGCAACAACGGCATTAATCGCCATATCGAAGGTACTGACTTCCATCCATTGGATCCCTTCACGCTTGGCCTGAACATTGGCACAGTGAAACCACTGATCCCAGTTGAAGGAGGTAGAGTTAAAGTCAATCAGCCAACAGCGTAGCAGTTGTTCTGGCTCAGTAAACTTCATGGATTCTGCTAACTGTGGTGAGCAGTAGGGAAAAATGGCCTCTTCAAATAACGTCTCTTGCTCAAGCTCAAGATGCTCGACGGTGTCATCACCTTGCCAAATAAGCACATCCGTTTCTGTGTGGCGGATATCAATGCCCTTAGCGTTTTGCACACGAATAGGTACATGAGGGAATTCCATGGTGAATTTCCACAATCTAGGCATTAACCAGCGAGTCGAAAACGAGCGAGGGGCACTAACATTCAACACGCCTTCAAGCGGTTCGTTTTGAATTCGATTGAGCCCTGTAACAATGTTTTTGAAGCCATCATTCACATGTTTTTGCAGGATCTGACCCTTATCGGTGAGATGCATTTCTCGCCCACGACGAACAAACAATTTGCACCCTAAACGATCTTCAAGCTGGCGTAATTTTTGGCTAATGGCAGCTTGGGTAACATGCAGCTCTTCGGCCGCTTTGCTGTAACTTTTTAGCCGCGAGGCCGATTCGAAAAAACGCAGTGCTGAGAGATAACGCAGTCGATTGTCCATAAGCTGAGGTTATAGTTCCTTTAATAAATCGTTGTTCGTAACCCATTTTGTTTGCCTTGATAATAGCGCTAACTGATAAGTAATCAAGGACACCACAATGAAGCCAGCTAAATACATTCACATCAAGAAAATGTTTAATGTATTGAAATTTAGACTAATATTTTCAAGCTCAAGCAGAAAAGAAAAGTGTACGACCACCATGAGTGACCATCTCAAGAAAGACATCGGACTAGAGTGTGATGAGAAAGATAAATCACACCACTCTAGGTTTTTATAATGTGAACTAATTTACTAATGAAGATGAAATATTCATCCAATTAAAGAGAAGCGGTTTTGTATCCACTGCCCTTTTCAGCGGGAGCAAGTAAAAACTACTCACTGCTCTCAAGAAAACGTCTGAGCTGCTCTTCGTCGACAATCTCTAAACCGTTTTCTCCTTTGCTAACCAGGCCTTTGTCCATCAGTTCTTTGACGGCACGACGGTAAACGCGGCTTGAAGTGCCAAAACGCTCGGCTTCTTGGTTGACCTTATCAAACCCACCGAGCATGACTGGGTGCTGTTTTTGCTGCAATAAATCAAAAGCGATGTTGTACGCAATGGGGTGAAGCAAGCGGCTAGTGTAGATCTCCATCGAATCTTGATAATCTTCCGCCAGTGCAGAGGCAAAAAACACCATCATTTCCGGCTGCTGCTCTAATGCTTGAGCCAAACGATGAATGCAAATGAGGTCAACTTGCAGATGTTCGTCAGCCGTAACCGTCCATTGACAAGGCGTTTGCGTAAAGAACTCCATTTCACCGAAAATATGGTCATCGCAGTTCGCTTCTCCGAGCTGAAAGCGTCGACCATTAGCCGCTATGATGTTCATAGAAACGCGCCCCACTGGCACAACAAACAGTTGTTCTAGCTTTTCCCCCTGACGGAGGATCTCCGTCCCTGCATCAACGTAGTAACTGCTGACTTGGCAACGGTAGATCAGCTCTCGAAAAGCTTTGCTCTGCTCTGCTAGATAGGCAGAAAAACGGCCTGTTGAGGAAGGCGTGATTCTCATGTTTCACCTCTGTGATGCGTTATAGGAAGAGTACGTTTCCTTGGCTAAGATGTCATCCTTTTGCAGAGAGTTTGACGCTCTTGCGCTATCACGATGCAACCAACGTCGAGATCATTTGGCTTCAATCGTGCCTAACGATGTTCCTTATAAAGGGCGATATCTTTCCTAAGGCGTGTTTTGTGATGAAATTTATATGCCAATGATTGCTTAAAGTGTTATAAGACAAATCCAAAGACATCACCATGGGATAGCGAAGGATGGCAATAAAAGGCCAAATAATAGAATGGAATGACGAAAAAGGTTACGGGTTCATTTCTGCCATTGGTGGAGAACTGAAAGTATTCTTTCATATTTCTTCGGTCACAAACCGTGGCTATCGCCCCAAAATAAAAGACAGTGTCACTTTCGACGTGGCTGAAGACAAAAAAGGGCGATTCAACGCTGAAAATGTTGTCGTTCTTGGTGTGCATGGTTTCCCTTTTACCGTTTTGTTTGGTTTTAGCTTTTTAGTTGCAGCAACCGCCTCCGTTGTCCTATTCGATGGGGCAAAAATTCTCATCCCATTGTATGTAGTGTTGAGTATGTTCACCTATCTGATGTTTGCTAAGGATAAACAAGCAGCACAGGAGAATAGTTGGAGAACGCCAGAAAACACCTTGCATCTACTCTCACTACTCGGTGGTTGGCCTGGGGCACTGTTGGCTCAATTTTCGTTGCGACACAAATCGAAAAAACAGCCTTTCAAACTCATTCTATGGCTGACTATCACTCTGAATATCGCCGGTTTTCTTTGGCTATTTACCGAGTCAGGTCGACACCTTGTTCAGTTTGTTTTTGACGCATTTTTACTTTAGGGTATTTTCACCCTAACGCCGTGAGTCAATCGATCTCAAACCATCGATTCCAAACACTGGTTCTCAGCAATAGCTGTTATTGGCTAACTATAAGCTTCACTGAAATTTGGCTCTACACTCACGCCCTTTTCCAAACGAAAAACGGCATCCGAAGATGCCGTTTTCTATTGCAAGAAAAGACGCTTGCCTATTGGCAAGAAAGCGCGGTTAGAGCCGCCAATGACGCACGTTTTTCGCCCGCCATCATGGCGTCATCATCATTCACGTATTGGCTTACTCCTTCTTTCACATCTTGCTGGTAGCGTACGACATTATTCAGCACAGAAGCCACGTGCAAACCACGTAAACGACCCACTGTAAACAACGCCGAGGTTTCCATATCGGCTCCCAAGATGCCTTTTTTGTTCCAGTATTGGCACAAAGTTTCTTCATCATCGGTATAGAAGCTGTCGTGAGAACGCACTACGCCCATATGGTAGGGAACAGTTTGCATTTGCAAATAGCCATCCAACCCTTTGAGCAAGCTAAAGCTCGCATAAGCAGGGTAAGCCGCGTCAATGTAGGCTTTTGACCCCCCTTCATCGCGCACTGCCCCTTCCGCTACGATCAACTCACCCAGTGCGATATTCGGTTGCATCGCACCTGCAGAACCAACACGAATGATGTATTTCGCGCCGCATTGCTTGAGCTCTTCAACGGCAATAATCATTGAAGGTGCACCAATGCCCGTGCTGCAAACGGTGATGGCTTTACCTTGAAACTCACCGTTGAAAAGGCGGTATTCACGGTTCTCTGCTATCAGTTCGGCGTTTTCTAGTAACGCTGCAATTCGGTTCGCGCGATCCGGCTCGCCACACACGATCACTCGTTCTGCGACTTGCGTTTCATCAACACACAGATGAGGCTGTTTACTCATGCGACTGCCTCATCGGCCGATTTTTCTGACTTCTGTTGCGTCGATGCTTGGTTACGCTTCGCTGTACGTGCCCATTCACGCGTACCATTCGCAGCAATAAACATTAGGATCGCGTACTGCAGTGACATCGCATACACCCCTTGCATGGCGTAGATGCCGACACTAATGATGTTGATCACCACCCAAAGTACCCAGTTTTCAACATATTTTCTGGTCATGAGGATTTGCGCCACAATGGACAATACCGTCATCGTCGAATCCCAAAATGGGAAAGCGTCAGGCTCCAATACTGGCTCAGCAAGCCCAGCGCCGAACACATTCATGGTGTCCACTGCGATATTTGCCAATGCGAAGAAAAATGGATCGATGTACACGGTCAATAACGCAATCGCACACACGCAGAGGCCCGCCGTGATCACCATTTTCTTTTGGCTCAGCCAGCGCACTTCCAGCAAATCCCCTTCGGCATTTGGTCTTGTCCATGCATACCAGCCATAAACGTTAGCACAAAAGAAAAACAGCTGTAGCAAAAGCAATCCATATAATTGAATTTGGAAGAAGATCACCGCAAATAGTGTCACGTTAATCAAACCAAATAGATAGTTGATGGTTTTTTCTTGGCTGGCAAACCAAATGCAAAGCAAACCAAAAATGGTCCCAATGGCTTCAATCCAGCTCATCGCATAGCCATCACCAATCGGAATATTCACAAGCGTATTATTGATATCAAATAGGGAGAACAGCTCCATATTAGGTCCTTTTTATCGAGTGTTATTGGATAGAAAGATGGTATATCCCGCAACAAGCAAAAAGGGAGGACATTTGTCCCCCCTAACTGGTGTGCGATCATAATTTGAATCAATCGTTCTTTCTATGATTGATTCGGTTCTCTCTAATAGGTCATGCAGCAAAGAACTGTGTTCAGTTTATTTTGCTCCAGCTCGAGACTTTGGTGTTGATAAAGCCACATTCGATCAACGCCCGCTCAATGGTCCCCTTTTGTCTAAGGATCGCGATGCCTTGATTGAGCGCTTGAGCCAGTTTTTCGCTTTCAGGGAATTGTCGAGAGAGAATGAAATGACGCGAACCTGTTAAGCCAATTTTCACTTTCGGAATAGGGTAAAACTGAAAACCTCGGGTGGTAAACGAGAGATCATCAGACACCTGAAATGGCGCCAGCAGGAAATCGACTCGGTGGCGGCCCACCATATCAACCATATTGCCCCAATCGGCCACATTGAGTAAGTTACTCAGCGGCAAAGCTTTTAAAGTGTTCCAATCGCTCACCCATTGTGAACTACTGACGGCAGA from Vibrio vulnificus NBRC 15645 = ATCC 27562 encodes the following:
- a CDS encoding DUF1294 domain-containing protein — protein: MAIKGQIIEWNDEKGYGFISAIGGELKVFFHISSVTNRGYRPKIKDSVTFDVAEDKKGRFNAENVVVLGVHGFPFTVLFGFSFLVAATASVVLFDGAKILIPLYVVLSMFTYLMFAKDKQAAQENSWRTPENTLHLLSLLGGWPGALLAQFSLRHKSKKQPFKLILWLTITLNIAGFLWLFTESGRHLVQFVFDAFLL
- a CDS encoding nucleoside phosphorylase, yielding MSKQPHLCVDETQVAERVIVCGEPDRANRIAALLENAELIAENREYRLFNGEFQGKAITVCSTGIGAPSMIIAVEELKQCGAKYIIRVGSAGAMQPNIALGELIVAEGAVRDEGGSKAYIDAAYPAYASFSLLKGLDGYLQMQTVPYHMGVVRSHDSFYTDDEETLCQYWNKKGILGADMETSALFTVGRLRGLHVASVLNNVVRYQQDVKEGVSQYVNDDDAMMAGEKRASLAALTALSCQ
- the pnuC gene encoding nicotinamide riboside transporter PnuC, giving the protein MELFSLFDINNTLVNIPIGDGYAMSWIEAIGTIFGLLCIWFASQEKTINYLFGLINVTLFAVIFFQIQLYGLLLLQLFFFCANVYGWYAWTRPNAEGDLLEVRWLSQKKMVITAGLCVCAIALLTVYIDPFFFALANIAVDTMNVFGAGLAEPVLEPDAFPFWDSTMTVLSIVAQILMTRKYVENWVLWVVINIISVGIYAMQGVYAMSLQYAILMFIAANGTREWARTAKRNQASTQQKSEKSADEAVA